The following proteins come from a genomic window of Tenebrio molitor chromosome 9, icTenMoli1.1, whole genome shotgun sequence:
- the LOC138138758 gene encoding sulfotransferase 1C4-like, which yields MTERTRNNFPYEIRDLDPEINAQISKNFSDGLPRLVQVGPQKMLIPAQFRQDAENYYNFPLRASDVFVVGYPRSGTTLTQDLVWLLLNSLDFDKAKLKSFIARVPLLESRSVTTERTIALVSTSSERAASLKSYTSTLETLSRMTERRIVKSHLHFTFLPPDLLTAGCKVIYIARNPKDVVVSLYHLQRNSFGRPFTGPFETYFDYFISNLTFFTPYWDHLHEAWKRRNEANFRFFFYEEVTQNLRDFITEVARFLDKELTGEEVQKLESTLSFDQYKKYISETDKHMNSKEDVNDDFVRKGKIGDYKNYFTKEMNERADRWIEENLKRTGIVFPFDF from the exons ATGACCGAGAGAACACGAAACAACTTTCCTTACGAAATTCGAGATTTGGACCCGGAAATCAACGCCCAAATTTCGAAAAACTTCTCAG ATGGCTTACCCCGACTTGTGCAAGTGGGCCCTCAAAAAATGCTGATCCCGGCTCAGTTCAGGCAAGACGCTGAAAACTACTACAACTTTCCGCTGAGAGCGAGCGATGTCTTCGTTGTTGGCTATCCTAGATCAG GTACCACCCTGACGCAGGATCTGGTCTGGTTGCTTTTGAACAGTCTAGATTTCGACAAGGCTAAACTGAAGTCGTTCATTGCACGAGTCCCGTTGTTAGA ATCGAGATCTGTCACGACCGAAAGGACGATAGCTTTGGTGTCGACCAGTTCCGAAAGAGCAGCCTCCCTCAAATCTTACACTTCAACCCTCGAAACATTATCACGAATGACTGAAAGACGAATTGTCAAGTCTCACCTCCATTTCACTTTCTTACCACCAGATCTTCTGACTGCTGGATGCAAA GTGATTTACATTGCTCGCAACCCCAAAGACGTGGTGGTGTCTTTGTATCATCTTCAACGCAACAGCTTTGGTCGTCCATTCACCGGACCTTTTGAGACTTACTTCGATTATTTCATCTCGAATTTGA CGTTCTTCACACCGTATTGGGACCACTTGCATGAGGCTTGGAAACGTAGAAACGAGGCAAATTTTCGGTTCTTCTTCTACGAAGAAGTGACTCAG AATCTCAGAGATTTTATTACGGAAGTGGCCAGATTTTTGGATAAAGAGTTAACAGGAGAAGAGGTTCAGAAGTTGGAGAGTACTCTCAGCTTCGATCAGTACAAGAAGTACATTTCTGAGACTGACAAGCACATGAATAGTAAAGAAGATGTGAACGATGATTTTGTGAGGAAAGGGAAGATCGGCGATTATAAGAACTATTTTACGAAGGAAATGAACGAGAGGGCCGACAGATGGATCGAAGAAAATCTGAAGCGCACCGGAATCGTGTTTCCGTTTGATTTTTAG
- the LOC138138759 gene encoding sulfotransferase 1E1-like, which yields MATVNLFPYDITDLDEKTSDQLSEHFSGKPDKLVQVGPEKMLILAQFRHEMEEYYTFKIKESDIFVAGFPRSGTSLIKDIVWFVLTQTLPATAAPSFADIPLLESKSVTSERTVSELNSKSLAGCASTKLFTSSLKHLSKMTGRRVIRTHLHFNCLPPELTSSGCKVIYIARNPKEVILSMYYMYCDRRNFTGSFPSFVELFMSGLVLYTPYWAHLSLAWSHKDFQNFLFLFYEDVIQDLDEHIKGIAQFIETEVSNEQIELLKGKLMSQERVLETSRKFIGEKLEVDDEFNVEGLEEDWREFYTEKMNDRVDEWITVNLEKIGAMIGI from the exons ATGGCGACAGTAAATCTTTTTCCCTACGACATCACAGATTTAGATGAAAAGACCTCTGATCAACTTTCAGAACATTTCTCAG GAAAACCTGACAAGCTGGTCCAAGTCGGGCCAGAAAAGATGCTCATTTTGGCCCAATTCCGACACGAGATGGAAGAATACTACACTTTTAAGATCAAGGAAAGTGATATTTTCGTCGCAGGTTTTCCGCGTTCAG GCACTTCCCTCATCAAAGATATAGTCTGGTTCGTGCTGACCCAAACACTTCCTGCAACAGCAGCCCCGTCGTTTGCAGACATCCCATTGTTGGA ATCAAAATCTGTCACTTCTGAGCGAACTGTCTCCGAGTTGAACTCGAAAAGTCTGGCAGGATGTGCTTCCACGAAGTTGTTCACCTCTTCTCTCAAGCACCTTTCCAAAATGACCGGGAGAAGAGTGATCAGGACTCATCTCCATTTCAACTGTTTGCCCCCAGAGCTGACAAGcagcggctgtaaa GTGATTTACATCGCGCGCAACCCCAAAGAAGTTATACTCTCGATGTACTACATGTACTGCGACAGACGCAACTTCACTGGAAGTTTTCCAAGTTTCGTCGAATTGTTCATGTCTGGTTTAG TGCTGTACACGCCTTATTGGGCCCACTTGAGCCTGGCTTGGTCACACAAAGACTTTCAAAACTTCCTCTTCCTGTTTTACGAGGACGTGATTCAG GATTTGGACGAGCACATCAAAGGTATCGCCCAGTTTATAGAGACGGAGGTCAGCAATGAACAAATTGAGTTGTTGAAGGGAAAACTCATGAGTCAGGAGCGAGTGTTGGAAACGAGTAGAAAATTTATCGGAGAAAAATTGGAAGTGGACGATGAGTTCAACGTTGAGGGTCTGGAGGAGGACTGGAGGGAGTTCTACACTGAAAAGATGAATGACAGGGTGGACGAGTGGATTACCgttaatttggaaaaaatcggGGCTATGattggtatttaa
- the LOC138138953 gene encoding sulfotransferase 1C4-like isoform X2 — protein MLIPGKFRDEAEKLYNFQVRKSDVFIVGFPRSGTTLTQELVWLLVHNLDFAKAKAKNSLIDRVPLLEARAVTTEKTLAMCDSCPGGPDSLKNHISSIESLAQMDTTATRIIKSHLQFSFLPPNLVSTGCKVMYIARNPKDVIVSMYHLQRNSHGREFVGSFEEFFNYFLSDLIFFTPYWTHLREGWERRSRNNFRFLYYEEITRDLRRFIVETADFLGKELTEEEVQKLYETLSFDQFKKYISETDKQLNSKENVNDDFVRKGKVGDYKNYFDDEMNERADKWIDEHLKLTGVEFPFEF, from the exons ATGCTGATTCCTGGAAAATTCCGCGACGAGGCTGAAAAACTCTACAACTTTCAGGTGCGCAAAAGCGACGTCTTCATCGTGGGTTTTCCCCGCTCAGGGACCACCCTGACGCAGGAGCTGGTCTGGCTGCTAGTCCACAACCTGGACTTCGCCAAAGCCAAAGCGAAGAACTCGCTGATCGACCGCGTCCCCCTCTTGGA GGCGCGAGCCGTCACCACTGAGAAGACGCTCGCCATGTGCGACTCTTGTCCCGGAGGACCAGACTCGCTGAAGAACCACATCTCCTCCATCGAGTCGCTCGCCCAGATGGACACAACCGCAACCAGAATCATCAAGTCCCACCTCCAATTCAGCTTCCTGCCTCCCAATCTTGTCTCGACCGGATGCAAG GTTATGTACATCGCGCGCAATCCCAAAGACGTGATAGTGTCGATGTACCACCTCCAGAGGAACAGCCACGGACGCGAATTTGTCGGGAGTTTCGAGgagttttttaattattttttgtctgATCTTA tattttttacCCCGTACTGGACTCACTTGAGAGAGGGTTGGGAGCGAAGGAGCAGAAACAACTTCCGGTTTTTATACTACGAAGAAATAACTCGA GATTTGAGGCGATTCATCGTCGAAACAGCCGATTTCTTGGGCAAGGAGTTAACAGAAGAAGAAGTACAGAAGTTGTACGAGACTCTCAGTTTCGACCAGTTCAAGAAATACATCTCCGAGACCGACAAACAGTTGAACAGTAAAGAAAATGTCAACGATGATTTCGTGAGGAAGGGGAAGGTCGGCGACTACAAGAATTACTTTGATGATGAGATGAACGAAAGGGCCGACAAGTGGATCGATGAACATTTGAAACTAACCGGAGTCGAATTTCCcttcgaattttaa
- the LOC138138953 gene encoding sulfotransferase 1C4-like isoform X1 — protein MSDKSPRLNFMTMAERKFYKFPYQISDLDHETNREVSKKFSDGLPSLVQVGEQKMLIPGKFRDEAEKLYNFQVRKSDVFIVGFPRSGTTLTQELVWLLVHNLDFAKAKAKNSLIDRVPLLEARAVTTEKTLAMCDSCPGGPDSLKNHISSIESLAQMDTTATRIIKSHLQFSFLPPNLVSTGCKVMYIARNPKDVIVSMYHLQRNSHGREFVGSFEEFFNYFLSDLIFFTPYWTHLREGWERRSRNNFRFLYYEEITRDLRRFIVETADFLGKELTEEEVQKLYETLSFDQFKKYISETDKQLNSKENVNDDFVRKGKVGDYKNYFDDEMNERADKWIDEHLKLTGVEFPFEF, from the exons ATGAGCGACAAATCGCCTCGGCTGAACTTCATGACAATGGCTGAaaggaaattttacaaattcccTTACCAGATCAGCGATCTGGACCACGAGACCAACAGAGAAGTGTCGAAGAAGTTTTCAG ATGGTCTCCCCTCGCTGGTCCAAGTCGGCGAGCAAAAGATGCTGATTCCTGGAAAATTCCGCGACGAGGCTGAAAAACTCTACAACTTTCAGGTGCGCAAAAGCGACGTCTTCATCGTGGGTTTTCCCCGCTCAGGGACCACCCTGACGCAGGAGCTGGTCTGGCTGCTAGTCCACAACCTGGACTTCGCCAAAGCCAAAGCGAAGAACTCGCTGATCGACCGCGTCCCCCTCTTGGA GGCGCGAGCCGTCACCACTGAGAAGACGCTCGCCATGTGCGACTCTTGTCCCGGAGGACCAGACTCGCTGAAGAACCACATCTCCTCCATCGAGTCGCTCGCCCAGATGGACACAACCGCAACCAGAATCATCAAGTCCCACCTCCAATTCAGCTTCCTGCCTCCCAATCTTGTCTCGACCGGATGCAAG GTTATGTACATCGCGCGCAATCCCAAAGACGTGATAGTGTCGATGTACCACCTCCAGAGGAACAGCCACGGACGCGAATTTGTCGGGAGTTTCGAGgagttttttaattattttttgtctgATCTTA tattttttacCCCGTACTGGACTCACTTGAGAGAGGGTTGGGAGCGAAGGAGCAGAAACAACTTCCGGTTTTTATACTACGAAGAAATAACTCGA GATTTGAGGCGATTCATCGTCGAAACAGCCGATTTCTTGGGCAAGGAGTTAACAGAAGAAGAAGTACAGAAGTTGTACGAGACTCTCAGTTTCGACCAGTTCAAGAAATACATCTCCGAGACCGACAAACAGTTGAACAGTAAAGAAAATGTCAACGATGATTTCGTGAGGAAGGGGAAGGTCGGCGACTACAAGAATTACTTTGATGATGAGATGAACGAAAGGGCCGACAAGTGGATCGATGAACATTTGAAACTAACCGGAGTCGAATTTCCcttcgaattttaa